Proteins encoded in a region of the Gemmatimonadota bacterium genome:
- a CDS encoding heparan-alpha-glucosaminide N-acetyltransferase domain-containing protein encodes MAASASSARPRLDSVDLLRGIIMILMAIDHTRDFFGDLSINPTNPATTTVALFFTRWITHFCAPVFFLLTGTGARLALRRKSPAELSRFLLTRGLWLIVLEVVLVRSLGWQFNLDFRVTMLTVLWALGWAMILLSLLMRLPAWAVTTIGAVMIAGHNLLDGITPATLGALAPLWTILHQPGFVYNGGEHTIFAAYVLIPWVGVTAVGYGLGGIFALDPDRRRRLLLRLGSAFTLAFVALRWLNVYGDPSRWSGQASPLFTVLSFLNTTKYPPSLLYLLMTLGPALLLLRLFDGGTPKLLRPALVFGRVPMFYYICHVVLLHTIAVVVCYARFGGVHWMFESPTIANFPVTQPEGWPLALPWIYLIWFSVVVALYPLCRWFAAIKQRRSDPWLSYL; translated from the coding sequence ATGGCCGCATCTGCCAGCAGCGCTCGCCCGCGCCTCGATTCCGTCGATCTGCTCCGCGGCATCATCATGATCCTGATGGCCATCGATCACACGCGCGATTTCTTCGGTGATCTGAGTATCAATCCCACGAATCCGGCCACCACCACCGTGGCGCTCTTCTTCACCCGCTGGATCACTCATTTCTGTGCGCCAGTTTTCTTCCTGCTCACCGGTACCGGGGCCCGGCTCGCGTTGCGTCGCAAGTCGCCGGCGGAACTGTCGCGCTTCCTGCTCACGCGCGGGCTCTGGCTCATCGTCCTCGAAGTAGTGCTGGTCCGCTCGCTCGGCTGGCAGTTCAACCTTGATTTCCGCGTCACGATGCTGACCGTGCTCTGGGCGCTCGGCTGGGCGATGATCCTGCTCTCGCTGCTGATGCGCCTGCCAGCGTGGGCGGTGACCACAATTGGCGCCGTGATGATCGCGGGACACAACCTGCTCGATGGGATCACGCCTGCGACCCTCGGCGCGCTCGCGCCGCTCTGGACGATCCTGCACCAGCCTGGCTTCGTCTACAACGGCGGGGAACACACCATCTTCGCCGCCTATGTGCTGATACCCTGGGTCGGCGTGACGGCGGTGGGATACGGCCTCGGTGGAATCTTCGCGCTCGACCCTGATCGTCGCCGGCGACTGCTGCTTCGACTCGGGAGCGCATTTACCCTGGCGTTTGTCGCGTTGCGCTGGCTCAACGTCTATGGCGATCCGTCGCGCTGGAGCGGTCAGGCGTCGCCGCTCTTTACCGTGCTGTCGTTTCTCAACACGACCAAGTATCCCCCGTCGCTGCTCTACCTGTTGATGACGCTGGGTCCGGCGCTTCTGCTCCTGCGACTCTTCGACGGTGGCACCCCGAAACTCCTCCGCCCGGCGCTCGTCTTTGGAAGAGTGCCGATGTTCTACTACATCTGTCACGTGGTACTGCTGCACACGATCGCCGTGGTCGTCTGCTATGCCAGGTTTGGCGGAGTGCACTGGATGTTCGAGTCGCCGACCATCGCGAACTTCCCGGTGACCCAGCCAGAGGGCTGGCCGCTGGCGCTCCCGTGGATCTACCTGATCTGGTTCTCGGTGGTGGTCGCCCTTTATCCTCTCTGTCGCTGGTTCGCGGCCATCAAGCAGCGACGCAGCGATCCCTGGTTGAGCTACCTGTGA
- a CDS encoding CDP-alcohol phosphatidyltransferase family protein: MLANWITLSRFPLLLLNILILYRGSPELRLAGVGLLFVGLMLDTVDGVVARKTGQTSLFGSVLDIAADRTYELVLWTAFADLDLIPVVIPLVVIARTTLTDALRSIGVAQGIPPFDQHRSKLGKFLVGSPPMRTGYSVSKVVTFCGLALAQAFSGYAADSRFGVLAPKMLDAFQITAWIALGFCVFRGLPVIVANLRRYWGTPADARG; this comes from the coding sequence GTGCTGGCCAACTGGATCACCCTCTCCCGTTTTCCGCTGCTCCTGCTCAACATCCTGATTCTCTATCGCGGGAGCCCTGAACTGCGACTGGCGGGGGTCGGGCTGCTCTTCGTAGGGTTGATGCTCGACACGGTGGATGGCGTCGTGGCGCGGAAAACCGGCCAGACCTCGCTGTTCGGTTCGGTGCTCGACATCGCGGCCGACCGCACCTACGAGCTGGTGCTCTGGACCGCCTTCGCCGATCTCGACCTGATTCCGGTGGTCATTCCGCTGGTGGTGATCGCGCGGACCACTCTTACCGATGCCTTACGTAGCATCGGCGTCGCGCAGGGGATTCCGCCCTTCGACCAGCACCGCTCGAAGCTGGGGAAGTTCCTGGTCGGCTCGCCCCCGATGCGCACCGGCTATTCGGTGAGCAAGGTGGTGACCTTCTGCGGGCTGGCGCTCGCCCAGGCCTTCAGTGGCTACGCCGCCGATTCCCGCTTCGGCGTGCTCGCCCCGAAGATGCTCGACGCCTTCCAGATCACCGCGTGGATCGCCCTCGGCTTCTGCGTCTTCCGCGGTCTGCCGGTGATCGTTGCCAATCTGCGTCGCTACTGGGGAACCCCCGCGGATGCGCGAGGGTAG
- a CDS encoding DUF3224 domain-containing protein, whose amino-acid sequence MTAARGTFEVKMGALPSDAIADAALIGRMSIDKTFHGDIEGSSKGQMLATSTAVQGSAGYVALERVTGTLHGKRGSFSLQHSAWMAGGKQAMTITVIPDSGTDELVGLTGAFLIIIADGKHSYEFSYSLAGGH is encoded by the coding sequence ATGACTGCTGCGCGCGGGACCTTTGAAGTGAAGATGGGCGCGTTGCCGTCGGATGCTATCGCCGATGCGGCGCTGATTGGCCGGATGTCGATCGACAAGACCTTTCATGGCGATATCGAGGGGAGCAGCAAGGGGCAGATGCTGGCCACCAGTACGGCGGTGCAGGGCTCTGCCGGCTATGTCGCGCTGGAGCGCGTCACCGGCACGCTGCACGGCAAGCGGGGGTCATTTTCGCTGCAGCACAGTGCGTGGATGGCGGGCGGCAAGCAGGCGATGACCATCACGGTGATCCCCGACTCGGGCACCGACGAGCTGGTCGGCCTCACCGGCGCCTTCCTGATCATCATCGCCGATGGCAAGCACTCCTACGAATTCTCCTACTCCCTCGCCGGCGGCCACTGA
- a CDS encoding DUF305 domain-containing protein — protein sequence MRTDTSRASVILALGVFLSSCSHSYGTTPASAPAPSTRPIGASAARAPAAPDVEFMSGMIGHHSQAIVMAKWAPTHGASPSLQIMAARIINAQEDEIVTMQRWLRDHNLPVPDAGTMGMKMKMDGMDHVMLMPGMLTEEQMKQLDASRGVEFDRRFLTFMIQHHTGALTMVEKLFGSYGAAQDEVVFKFANDVSADQGSEIDRMNKMLDALPATSAKP from the coding sequence ATGCGTACCGATACTTCCCGGGCGAGTGTGATTCTCGCCCTCGGCGTCTTCCTTTCCAGCTGCAGTCATTCCTACGGAACCACTCCGGCGTCAGCACCCGCGCCGTCGACCCGACCCATCGGAGCGAGCGCCGCACGCGCGCCCGCAGCACCCGATGTGGAATTCATGTCCGGGATGATCGGTCACCACTCCCAGGCGATCGTGATGGCGAAGTGGGCGCCCACGCACGGGGCGAGTCCTTCGCTCCAGATCATGGCGGCGCGCATCATCAATGCCCAGGAAGACGAGATCGTGACGATGCAGCGCTGGCTGCGCGATCACAATCTGCCGGTCCCCGATGCGGGCACGATGGGGATGAAGATGAAGATGGATGGCATGGACCACGTGATGCTGATGCCCGGGATGCTCACCGAAGAACAGATGAAGCAGCTCGATGCTTCGCGCGGAGTGGAATTCGACCGTCGCTTCCTCACCTTCATGATCCAGCACCACACCGGCGCGCTCACCATGGTCGAGAAGCTCTTCGGCAGTTACGGTGCCGCGCAGGATGAAGTGGTGTTCAAGTTTGCCAACGATGTGAGTGCCGACCAGGGTTCCGAGATCGACCGGATGAACAAGATGCTCGACGCATTGCCGGCCACGTCCGCGAAGCCCTGA
- a CDS encoding ankyrin repeat domain-containing protein yields MNEFPGLTDSFIRAACVPREGSHATGTTARADAMLADHPELAAASIHTAAIVGDVAAVASFLAADRTLATAKAGPYHWDPLTHLCFSNYLKCDPSRSDAFVATATALLSAGASANTGWLEAEHQPRPEWESALYGAAGVAHHPALTALLIAHGADVNDIEVVYHTPESYDNRALELLLATGALTAESLAWMLVRKHDWHDIDGARLLLTHGADPNLAVAHVNTALLHALARNNSLEMIALLLDHGADPRIVARGYNGFAAAARTGRGDVLTLFAERGFVPELEGVDRLIAACAGDEGAAAHAIAEAEPELLAEVLAMGGDLLARFAGTNNRAGVARLLDLGVPVAAPFTAGDAYFDEPRGSLAIHVAAWRGRPEVVRLLLERGSPVDLPDANGRTPLALAIRACVDSYWSARRTTESIVALLAAGATTAGVTLPTGYPEADLLLAGQTSA; encoded by the coding sequence ATGAACGAATTCCCCGGACTGACCGACAGCTTCATTCGCGCCGCGTGCGTGCCACGCGAGGGGTCGCACGCGACGGGCACGACCGCGCGCGCTGATGCGATGCTCGCTGATCACCCCGAGCTCGCGGCGGCCAGCATCCACACGGCGGCAATTGTCGGCGATGTCGCGGCGGTCGCGTCCTTCCTTGCCGCGGACCGCACCCTCGCGACAGCGAAGGCCGGGCCCTACCACTGGGATCCGCTGACGCACCTCTGCTTCTCGAACTATCTCAAGTGCGATCCGTCGCGCTCCGACGCCTTCGTTGCCACGGCGACCGCGTTGCTCTCCGCGGGCGCGAGTGCGAATACCGGCTGGCTCGAAGCGGAGCACCAGCCGAGACCCGAGTGGGAATCCGCCCTGTATGGTGCGGCCGGCGTGGCACATCACCCGGCGCTCACTGCGCTCCTGATTGCGCACGGTGCCGACGTCAACGACATCGAAGTGGTCTACCACACGCCGGAGAGTTACGACAATCGTGCCCTCGAGCTGTTGCTCGCGACTGGTGCCCTGACTGCGGAGAGTCTGGCGTGGATGCTGGTCCGCAAGCACGACTGGCACGACATCGACGGAGCGCGACTGCTCCTGACGCACGGCGCCGATCCGAATCTGGCGGTGGCACACGTCAACACCGCATTGCTGCATGCGCTGGCGCGCAACAACTCGCTCGAGATGATCGCCCTGCTACTCGATCACGGCGCCGATCCGCGCATCGTCGCGCGGGGATATAACGGCTTCGCCGCGGCCGCACGAACGGGCCGTGGGGATGTGCTCACGCTCTTCGCAGAGCGAGGGTTTGTGCCCGAACTCGAAGGCGTCGACCGGCTCATCGCCGCCTGCGCGGGCGACGAGGGCGCGGCAGCGCACGCGATCGCCGAGGCCGAGCCGGAGCTGCTGGCCGAAGTGCTCGCGATGGGGGGCGACCTCCTGGCGCGCTTCGCCGGGACGAACAACCGTGCGGGCGTGGCCCGGCTGCTCGACCTGGGCGTGCCGGTCGCCGCACCTTTCACCGCCGGGGACGCCTATTTCGACGAGCCCCGCGGTTCGCTCGCCATCCACGTTGCAGCCTGGCGCGGCCGCCCGGAGGTCGTCCGGCTCCTCCTCGAGCGCGGCTCTCCGGTCGACCTCCCCGATGCGAATGGCCGCACCCCGCTGGCGCTCGCCATCCGGGCCTGCGTCGACTCGTACTGGTCGGCGCGACGCACCACTGAATCGATCGTCGCGCTCCTCGCGGCCGGGGCGACGACAGCCGGAGTCACCCTGCCGACGGGGTATCCGGAGGCCGATCTGCTGTTGGCGGGCCAAACATCGGCGTAA
- a CDS encoding MGMT family protein translates to MASNHPGTSYDRIYAVVRRIPRGRVATYGQVATLAGLPRHARLAGYALNALPEGSRLPWHRVVNAQGAVSLRSDGRGHDDLQRMLLGDEGVRFANGRIALKEFQWRPRVSPARHTR, encoded by the coding sequence ATGGCGTCGAATCACCCAGGCACTTCCTACGATCGGATCTACGCCGTCGTGCGCCGGATCCCGCGCGGCCGGGTCGCGACTTACGGCCAGGTGGCGACACTCGCCGGACTCCCGCGACACGCCCGGCTCGCCGGGTACGCGCTCAATGCGCTGCCCGAGGGGAGCCGCCTGCCGTGGCATCGCGTGGTGAACGCCCAGGGCGCGGTCTCGCTGCGCTCCGATGGGCGAGGGCACGACGACCTGCAGCGAATGCTGCTCGGCGATGAGGGGGTTCGCTTCGCGAATGGCCGGATCGCGCTCAAGGAATTTCAATGGCGGCCGCGAGTGTCCCCTGCGAGGCATACCCGATGA
- a CDS encoding DUF5916 domain-containing protein: MMVLAGLLLAVQAQANTPLTATAATSSIRATHTAEPMVLDGRDDEPSWRTAQMVDQFQEARPSEGAAPKQRTEMRVLYDARNLYVFVRAWDTHPDSIVQLLSRRDDQTASDQIIVMIDSYRDRRTGFEFVVNPAGVKSDYAIFNDGNEDSAWDGVWDVATRVDSLGWTAEYRIPFSQLRFAASDNVTFGFAVWRAIQRHTAQATWPLYRRSKSGFVSQFGELTGLQGLATPRRAEIAPYVVTKNEPLRSARGLERDQAVSIGGDLKYAVASNLTLNATVNPDFGQVEADPGVLNLSAFETFFSERRPFFVEGKGLFTMNLNCFVVIDCSSGEELFYSRRIGRSPQLAGEYGDASSPTSTRILGAAKLTGRLPGGLSVGVVDAVTDRVGASGGRTLEPTTNYAVVRANQDFSGGTGSVGVMLTSVNRSLDNSTEDFLHRSAQVAGFDARRRLGRFEVSGSLAFSRVAGSATAIAATQRDPVHYFQRPDDEISLDPTRTSLTGNSEEFRFAKVGGKRSRFETGFGRKSAGFEVNDLGFLQQADKLSWTNWFALQFNTPNKVYQRLNWNFNNWEYWTTSGLATDRAFNTNVHAQFTNRWWLHLGGTVGSLGTVYCTNDCTRGGPALRVEPYFAPWGGIQGDDRHRLVPSLWFNYSRTDGGRTHSFNVNPQVNLKVSDRFSSSIGVNRTTRIDDTQWFGNFTDAVDVTHYTFARLDQKTVGMTLRMDYTFTPTASLQLYANPFLTKGTYANVRELSDPRASDYNDRFKPYADQSVAANPGGFNFKQFRSNAVFRWEYRPGSTLFVVWSQGRQAFDPTQGRETFGGDLSALFDQRAEDTFLVKMSYWLNR, encoded by the coding sequence ATGATGGTCCTTGCTGGGCTTCTCCTCGCCGTCCAGGCGCAGGCCAACACCCCACTCACCGCCACCGCCGCCACTTCGTCCATTCGGGCGACACATACTGCCGAGCCGATGGTGCTCGATGGCCGCGACGACGAACCTTCGTGGCGGACGGCGCAGATGGTGGACCAGTTCCAGGAGGCCCGGCCGAGCGAAGGTGCCGCCCCGAAGCAGCGGACCGAAATGCGCGTCCTCTATGATGCCCGCAATCTCTATGTCTTCGTACGCGCGTGGGACACCCACCCCGACAGCATTGTCCAGCTCCTCTCGCGCCGCGACGACCAGACCGCCTCCGATCAGATCATCGTGATGATCGATTCGTACCGCGATCGCCGCACCGGCTTCGAATTCGTGGTGAATCCCGCGGGCGTGAAGTCCGATTACGCCATCTTCAATGACGGCAACGAGGACTCGGCCTGGGATGGCGTCTGGGATGTCGCGACCAGGGTCGATTCGCTCGGCTGGACAGCCGAGTATCGCATTCCGTTCTCCCAGCTCCGATTCGCCGCCAGCGACAATGTCACGTTCGGATTCGCCGTCTGGCGCGCGATCCAGCGGCACACCGCCCAGGCCACCTGGCCACTCTACCGTCGATCGAAGTCCGGCTTCGTCTCTCAGTTCGGTGAACTCACCGGCTTGCAGGGCCTCGCGACCCCGCGTCGTGCCGAGATCGCGCCGTATGTCGTGACGAAGAACGAACCGCTGCGATCTGCGCGTGGCCTCGAACGCGATCAGGCCGTCTCGATCGGCGGCGACCTCAAGTACGCCGTCGCCTCGAACCTGACCCTCAACGCCACGGTGAATCCCGACTTCGGTCAGGTCGAGGCCGACCCCGGCGTGCTCAACCTCTCGGCCTTCGAAACATTCTTCAGTGAGCGGCGCCCGTTCTTCGTCGAGGGGAAGGGTCTCTTCACCATGAACCTCAACTGCTTCGTGGTGATCGATTGCAGCAGCGGTGAAGAACTCTTCTATTCGCGCCGCATCGGCCGGTCGCCCCAACTCGCCGGTGAATACGGTGACGCGTCGTCGCCCACCTCCACCAGAATTCTTGGGGCAGCGAAACTCACCGGGCGACTCCCGGGCGGACTCTCGGTCGGTGTGGTCGATGCCGTGACGGATCGCGTCGGCGCTTCGGGGGGTCGCACGCTGGAGCCGACCACCAACTACGCCGTGGTCCGCGCCAATCAGGACTTCAGCGGTGGCACCGGCAGTGTGGGCGTGATGCTCACCAGTGTGAATCGTTCGCTCGACAACTCGACCGAAGACTTTCTCCACCGCTCTGCCCAGGTCGCCGGCTTCGATGCTCGCCGACGCCTCGGTCGCTTCGAGGTCTCCGGCTCACTCGCATTCTCGCGAGTCGCCGGCAGCGCCACCGCCATTGCCGCCACCCAGCGCGATCCGGTGCACTACTTCCAGCGCCCCGACGATGAGATCTCCCTCGACCCGACCCGCACATCACTCACAGGTAACTCCGAGGAGTTTCGCTTCGCGAAGGTCGGTGGCAAACGGTCGCGATTCGAGACCGGCTTCGGTCGCAAGTCGGCCGGGTTCGAGGTCAACGACCTCGGCTTCCTGCAACAGGCTGACAAGTTGAGCTGGACCAACTGGTTCGCGCTCCAGTTCAACACCCCGAACAAGGTGTACCAGCGGCTCAACTGGAATTTCAACAACTGGGAATACTGGACGACGAGCGGCCTCGCCACGGATCGCGCGTTCAACACGAACGTGCACGCCCAATTCACCAACCGCTGGTGGCTCCATCTCGGTGGCACGGTCGGCAGCCTGGGCACTGTCTATTGCACCAACGATTGCACTCGCGGCGGACCCGCATTGCGTGTCGAACCGTACTTCGCGCCCTGGGGTGGAATTCAGGGCGACGATCGCCATCGCCTCGTGCCGAGTCTCTGGTTCAACTACTCGCGGACGGATGGCGGGCGTACCCACAGCTTCAATGTGAACCCGCAGGTGAATCTCAAGGTCTCCGATCGCTTCTCGAGCTCGATCGGCGTGAACCGCACGACCCGGATCGACGACACGCAGTGGTTCGGCAATTTCACCGACGCGGTCGACGTGACCCACTATACCTTTGCGCGCCTCGACCAGAAGACGGTGGGGATGACGCTGCGGATGGACTACACCTTCACGCCAACCGCCTCGCTCCAGCTCTATGCCAACCCCTTTCTCACCAAGGGGACCTACGCCAACGTGCGCGAGTTGAGCGATCCGAGAGCGAGCGACTACAACGATCGCTTCAAGCCGTACGCCGATCAGTCCGTGGCGGCCAACCCGGGCGGCTTCAACTTCAAGCAGTTCCGCTCCAACGCGGTATTCCGTTGGGAATACCGCCCCGGCTCGACGCTCTTTGTGGTGTGGAGTCAGGGACGCCAGGCGTTCGATCCGACGCAAGGACGGGAGACCTTCGGCGGTGATCTCTCGGCCCTCTTCGACCAGCGCGCCGAAGACACCTTCCTGGTGAAGATGTCCTACTGGCTCAACCGGTAG
- a CDS encoding YciI family protein, which yields MRFMVLVKANADSEAGVLPDEAALIEMGKFNEELIKSGVMLAGEGLQASSKGARIRFSADGKPTVIDGPFSETRELIAGFWMVQAKSKDEVIELFKRCPPDVGELEIRQVFDSADFEPVIKTDAGRAVLEREEELRKQHG from the coding sequence ATGCGATTCATGGTCCTGGTGAAGGCGAACGCCGACTCGGAGGCTGGCGTGCTCCCCGACGAGGCGGCGCTGATCGAGATGGGAAAGTTCAATGAGGAACTGATCAAGAGCGGCGTGATGCTCGCCGGTGAGGGCTTGCAGGCCAGCTCCAAGGGGGCGCGCATTCGCTTTTCCGCGGATGGCAAGCCGACGGTGATCGACGGCCCGTTCAGCGAAACCAGGGAGTTGATCGCCGGCTTCTGGATGGTGCAGGCCAAGTCGAAGGATGAAGTCATCGAGTTGTTCAAGCGCTGCCCGCCCGATGTGGGTGAGCTCGAGATCCGCCAGGTCTTCGACAGCGCCGATTTCGAACCGGTGATCAAGACCGACGCCGGGCGCGCCGTGCTCGAGCGGGAAGAGGAGCTTCGTAAGCAGCACGGGTAG
- a CDS encoding ABC transporter permease, translated as MPRLDLRYAWYSLSRARGFAFAVIVTLGLGIGANTAIFSVVRGVMLRPLPHKDGGRLMYLRQSADGPGRENVAFSVPEINDFRTGSTTLKEIAEYSPITFSLVTENDATRIDVALVTGNYFAVMGLSPILGRAFNQGDDGAGAAPVMILTHDYWTRRYGGDSTIVGKSLRVAGKSVTVVGVLQPAPYFPARIDAIMNMVNSEHHLSAMMVTGRTHRMTEMIARLAPGATVDQARADVDRITKTAHADHPEAYDAASGYHVTLTPFQEVLGQKAKLTLWLLMAAAAFVLVIACANVTNLTLMRAVRREHELVVRAALGAGTGVLRRLLLTENLILAFLGGVLGLALAFGGVGMLSAFAARYSPRADEIRIDGMVLGFTMLLVLVVAVLLSYAPKLTRENALGAALTAGGRRTSGGVKRQRLQQSLVVAQIAVSVVLLTGAGLLTRTMQRLSVVDTGLTSDKLLTMEVPRDFGGGDNATAVAQYEQMQAQLAAMPGVTDVGLGSTVPLRVAGILLEIKAEGRQVTPGEPVPQSEYRTAAPNYFKASGIPLLKGREFAATDRAGSQKVVIINKTLADLLFPGVDPLGRNVAWTGEVLKFTGISGEWRTVVGVVGNTRDGGLDAPAMPALFLPFAQGDFPTGSFVIRTRGDAAALGPAALRTIRSISAQQPVEKVLTIDQIRDESVAPRRLNAVLVASFGILALIVAAIGIAAVLAFSVSARTNEIGIRMSLGADSGRVQRMVISEGGVLVAIGLVLGLVGAVLLSRLMQGLLFGVAPYDPVTLMAVVAVMATVGIVACWVPALRASRIDPGVALRAGS; from the coding sequence ATGCCCCGCCTCGACCTTCGCTACGCCTGGTACTCGCTGTCGCGGGCCCGCGGCTTTGCCTTCGCCGTGATCGTCACGCTCGGCCTCGGCATCGGTGCCAACACCGCGATCTTCAGCGTGGTGCGCGGGGTGATGCTGCGACCGCTGCCGCACAAGGATGGCGGACGCTTGATGTACCTCCGCCAGTCTGCCGACGGACCAGGACGGGAGAACGTCGCCTTCTCGGTGCCGGAGATCAACGACTTCCGTACCGGCTCCACCACCCTCAAGGAGATCGCCGAGTATTCGCCGATCACCTTTTCCCTGGTCACCGAGAACGATGCCACCCGCATCGATGTCGCGCTGGTCACCGGCAACTATTTCGCGGTGATGGGTCTCTCCCCGATTCTGGGGCGCGCATTCAATCAGGGGGATGACGGTGCCGGCGCCGCTCCCGTGATGATACTGACCCACGACTACTGGACTCGTCGCTACGGCGGGGACAGCACCATCGTCGGGAAGTCGCTCCGCGTGGCCGGGAAGTCGGTGACGGTGGTCGGGGTATTGCAGCCGGCGCCGTATTTCCCAGCGCGCATCGACGCGATCATGAACATGGTGAACAGCGAACATCACCTCAGCGCCATGATGGTGACCGGACGCACGCACCGGATGACGGAGATGATCGCCCGCCTCGCTCCAGGGGCGACGGTCGATCAGGCGCGCGCCGATGTCGACCGGATCACGAAGACGGCGCACGCCGATCACCCTGAAGCGTATGACGCCGCCTCGGGCTACCACGTCACCCTGACGCCGTTCCAGGAAGTGCTCGGGCAGAAGGCGAAGCTCACGCTCTGGCTGCTGATGGCCGCCGCTGCCTTCGTTCTGGTGATTGCTTGCGCCAATGTCACCAATCTCACGCTGATGCGCGCGGTGCGTCGCGAACACGAACTCGTCGTGCGCGCCGCGCTCGGCGCCGGGACTGGCGTGCTGCGCCGGCTACTGCTCACCGAGAACCTGATCCTTGCCTTCCTCGGAGGCGTGCTCGGCCTGGCGCTCGCCTTCGGCGGCGTGGGAATGCTGAGCGCCTTCGCCGCGCGGTACTCCCCGCGCGCCGACGAGATCCGGATCGATGGCATGGTGCTCGGCTTCACGATGCTCCTCGTGCTGGTGGTCGCAGTGCTGCTCTCCTACGCCCCGAAGCTCACCCGCGAGAATGCCCTGGGGGCGGCCCTCACCGCTGGAGGGCGGCGTACCAGTGGCGGCGTCAAGCGGCAGCGCCTGCAGCAGTCGCTCGTGGTGGCGCAGATCGCGGTATCGGTCGTCCTCCTCACCGGCGCCGGCCTGCTGACCCGCACGATGCAACGGCTATCGGTTGTCGACACCGGGCTCACGAGTGACAAGTTGCTGACGATGGAAGTCCCACGCGACTTTGGCGGCGGAGACAACGCGACGGCGGTCGCGCAGTACGAACAGATGCAGGCGCAGCTTGCCGCGATGCCCGGCGTCACCGACGTCGGACTCGGCTCCACCGTCCCGCTCCGTGTCGCCGGGATCCTGCTCGAGATCAAGGCCGAAGGGAGGCAAGTGACCCCGGGCGAACCGGTGCCGCAGTCAGAATACCGGACAGCGGCTCCGAACTACTTCAAGGCGTCGGGCATTCCGCTGCTGAAGGGGCGCGAATTCGCAGCCACGGATCGCGCCGGGAGCCAGAAGGTCGTCATCATCAACAAGACCCTGGCGGACCTGCTCTTTCCAGGTGTGGACCCCCTGGGGCGCAATGTGGCCTGGACCGGCGAGGTGCTGAAGTTCACTGGCATCTCTGGCGAGTGGCGCACTGTGGTGGGCGTGGTGGGCAACACCAGAGATGGCGGGCTCGATGCGCCCGCGATGCCAGCCCTCTTCCTCCCGTTTGCGCAGGGGGACTTCCCGACCGGGAGTTTCGTGATCCGTACCAGGGGCGATGCGGCCGCACTCGGACCTGCCGCACTGCGGACGATTCGATCGATTTCGGCGCAGCAGCCGGTGGAGAAGGTGCTGACCATCGATCAGATTCGCGATGAGAGCGTGGCACCCCGGCGACTCAACGCCGTGCTGGTCGCGTCGTTCGGTATCCTCGCTTTGATCGTTGCGGCAATCGGTATCGCGGCCGTGCTCGCCTTCTCGGTGAGCGCCCGCACCAACGAGATCGGGATCCGGATGAGTCTCGGTGCCGACTCCGGGCGGGTGCAGCGAATGGTTATCAGTGAAGGGGGCGTGCTGGTGGCGATTGGACTGGTGCTTGGGCTGGTTGGCGCGGTGCTGCTCTCACGCCTGATGCAGGGGCTGCTGTTTGGCGTGGCGCCCTATGATCCGGTGACCCTGATGGCGGTGGTCGCGGTGATGGCCACGGTCGGCATCGTGGCCTGCTGGGTGCCGGCATTGCGGGCTTCGCGGATCGACCCGGGTGTGGCGCTGCGGGCCGGTTCCTGA
- a CDS encoding metalloregulator ArsR/SmtB family transcription factor, producing the protein MVVATDQLSATFAALADPTRRAILAQLMKGDATVNELAEPHEISLPAVSKHLKTLERAGLISRGRDAQWRPCRLDAKPLREVANYANSYRRFWEARLDRLEDYLHGLQKTNRKR; encoded by the coding sequence ATGGTCGTCGCGACAGATCAGCTCAGCGCCACCTTTGCCGCCCTCGCCGATCCGACCCGGCGCGCGATCCTGGCGCAGCTGATGAAGGGCGATGCCACGGTGAACGAACTCGCCGAACCCCACGAAATCTCGTTGCCGGCCGTGTCGAAGCACTTGAAGACGCTCGAACGGGCCGGGTTGATCTCCCGTGGGCGCGATGCCCAATGGCGCCCTTGCCGCCTCGACGCCAAACCGCTGCGTGAAGTGGCAAATTACGCCAACAGCTACCGCCGATTCTGGGAGGCGCGCCTCGATCGACTCGAGGATTACCTCCATGGCCTGCAAAAAACCAACAGGAAGCGCTGA